The following proteins are co-located in the Sporichthyaceae bacterium genome:
- a CDS encoding TetR family transcriptional regulator, whose translation MSAGVRRSDATANRARIIEVARAFLAESDDVRLNAIAKRAGVGQGTLYRHFPTREALLAEVYRRDVDELVAAAPTLLAEHDPASALARWLDRVVDYAEVKRGVLAAVETALSQRLFAHSQGPIGDALTLLLDAGKAAGAVREDVDARDVILLIAYLSRLERDEWDARARPLMRIVLDGLTAISSATTPGAAASA comes from the coding sequence ATGAGCGCCGGTGTTCGCCGCTCGGACGCGACCGCGAACCGAGCTCGGATCATCGAGGTCGCCCGAGCCTTTTTGGCGGAGTCCGATGACGTGCGCCTCAACGCCATCGCCAAACGTGCCGGAGTGGGGCAGGGCACCCTCTATCGGCACTTCCCGACCCGCGAGGCGTTGCTCGCCGAGGTCTACCGCCGCGACGTCGACGAGCTCGTAGCCGCCGCACCGACCCTGCTGGCCGAGCACGACCCGGCGAGCGCGCTGGCTCGGTGGCTCGACCGGGTGGTCGACTACGCCGAGGTCAAACGCGGCGTGCTCGCCGCCGTTGAGACAGCGCTATCGCAGCGCCTCTTCGCGCACAGCCAAGGCCCGATCGGCGACGCTCTCACTCTGCTGCTCGATGCCGGCAAAGCGGCCGGAGCCGTTCGCGAGGATGTCGACGCCCGGGACGTGATCCTGCTCATCGCTTACCTGAGCCGTCTCGAGCGGGACGAGTGGGACGCCCGTGCCCGGCCGCTGATGCGAATCGTCCTCGATGGGCTCACGGCGATCAGCTCTGCCACTACCCCTGGTGCCGCCGCATCGGCGTAG
- a CDS encoding alpha/beta hydrolase, with translation MATFVLVHGSWLGGWSWSRVRPRLLAAGHDVWAHSLTGLGDRRHLAAADVGLSTHIGDIVDLLRCEDLSEVILVGHSYGGMVVTGVAAAVPERIGQVVYVDAFVPQTGQSAFDILPWLRDAFANTAAAEPWAVAPFDFSALGVEDDADLRWITGLATAMPRKTHEEPVPPGSEEVLGTRPVTYLQCAAQPLMDAVAADVAGRGFRVVRLLGVGHLGLITHPEEITLELLAVLPRS, from the coding sequence ATGGCTACCTTCGTCCTGGTCCACGGTTCCTGGCTGGGGGGTTGGAGCTGGAGCCGCGTCCGGCCGCGGCTGCTGGCAGCAGGACACGACGTGTGGGCACACTCGTTGACCGGCCTTGGGGATCGCCGGCATCTGGCCGCGGCCGACGTCGGGTTGTCCACGCACATCGGGGACATCGTCGACCTGCTCAGGTGCGAGGACCTGAGCGAGGTGATCCTGGTCGGTCACAGCTACGGCGGGATGGTAGTCACGGGTGTGGCCGCCGCCGTCCCCGAACGGATCGGGCAGGTCGTGTACGTGGACGCGTTCGTCCCGCAGACCGGTCAGTCGGCCTTCGACATCCTGCCCTGGCTGCGCGATGCCTTCGCGAACACGGCCGCCGCCGAACCCTGGGCGGTCGCGCCTTTCGATTTCTCTGCGCTGGGGGTCGAGGACGACGCGGATCTGCGGTGGATAACCGGGCTGGCTACGGCGATGCCCCGCAAGACCCATGAAGAGCCGGTGCCGCCGGGCAGCGAGGAAGTACTGGGGACCCGACCGGTCACTTACCTGCAGTGCGCCGCTCAGCCGCTGATGGACGCCGTCGCCGCCGACGTGGCCGGACGCGGATTCCGGGTGGTGCGACTCTTGGGCGTCGGGCATCTCGGGCTGATCACGCATCCGGAGGAGATCACCCTCGAACTGCTCGCGGTGCTACCGCGCTCGTGA
- a CDS encoding SDR family oxidoreductase, whose protein sequence is MPDLNDTVVAITGASSGIGEATARLLASRGAPVVLGARRLERIDAIAQDIRDAGGRAITCPTDVTRADDLRRLVATTVAEFGRIDVLVNNAGIAPLSPVADLDTEGWAAMIDVNLRGVLHGIAAALPAFRTQGRGHLVTTVSTAGLTISPTMAVYAATKNAVRTLLEGLRQESTDGTLRVTAISPGYVQTNLADSMPDQTIRAQIRENMRARAIPPVAVARAVAFAIEQPPDVEIGEIAIRPTTQA, encoded by the coding sequence ATGCCCGACCTCAACGACACGGTCGTCGCCATCACCGGAGCGAGCAGCGGCATCGGCGAGGCCACGGCTCGCTTACTGGCCAGCCGCGGCGCCCCGGTGGTACTCGGCGCACGCCGCCTCGAACGCATCGATGCCATCGCGCAGGACATTCGCGACGCGGGCGGCCGCGCGATCACCTGCCCCACGGACGTCACCCGAGCCGACGACCTACGGCGCCTGGTCGCTACCACCGTCGCCGAGTTCGGCCGGATTGACGTGCTCGTGAACAACGCCGGCATCGCCCCGCTCAGCCCCGTTGCCGACCTCGACACCGAGGGGTGGGCGGCCATGATCGATGTCAATCTCCGTGGCGTGCTGCACGGCATCGCCGCCGCTCTCCCGGCGTTCCGCACGCAGGGTCGTGGCCACCTGGTGACCACCGTGTCCACGGCCGGCCTGACCATCTCCCCCACCATGGCCGTCTACGCCGCGACCAAGAACGCCGTGCGCACCTTGCTGGAAGGCCTGCGCCAGGAGTCGACCGATGGCACGCTGCGCGTTACCGCCATCTCGCCGGGCTACGTCCAGACCAACCTCGCCGACTCCATGCCGGACCAGACCATCAGAGCGCAGATCCGCGAGAACATGCGCGCGCGCGCCATCCCTCCGGTGGCCGTCGCCCGCGCGGTGGCATTCGCGATCGAGCAACCTCCCGACGTCGAGATCGGAGAGATCGCCATCCGCCCAACCACCCAGGCCTAG